In Apostichopus japonicus isolate 1M-3 chromosome 5, ASM3797524v1, whole genome shotgun sequence, a single window of DNA contains:
- the LOC139967267 gene encoding G2/M phase-specific E3 ubiquitin-protein ligase-like, translated as MKLVLEESLRDLDNDHDQTALVAQMQSKLVTYRGLREAQSVDLVIRRKKVIKTATDVIRKQTEFSFYKDPVIHFSGEDAVDLGGPKREFFRLLLTQQLASLSIFEGKPGKLYFSHDIDLLEMGKYKLAGQFIAWSVLHGGPGFPMLHPGLYNLMVGKVGKPEEQIEISDVTDIDVLRHLKTIEGISTESMIDPAVAAVSDWAANSGYSKIYSLSIDSKEDTIKALVKQHVFYRCKAEVEEFQEGMDSVGGFWQMIAQDPMPFKPLLTSTAKKLTFTSLKKLFKVNWSDDIVKEDQEGDTVFCWEQFLQKCQAGECSMSAEEDDESVVVGMHHILRFCTGADSIPPIGFEKQIDISFYTPVEGIKPYPTSSTCGLELHLPRGITDAEKFARLMTEAILCSPGFGKQ; from the exons ATGAAGTTAGTCTTGGAGGAGAGTCTTCGAGATTTGGACAATGATCA TGATCAAACAGCTCTAGTGGCTCAAATGCAGAGTAAGCTGGTGACCTACCGTGGTCTACGAGAGGCGCAGTCAGTGGACTTAGTCATTCGTAGAAAGAAAGTTATCAAAACTGCCACTGATGTAATTAGAAAACAGACAGAATTTTCCTTTTACAAAGATCCAGTCATCCATTTCTCTGGTGAAGATGCAGTCGACCTTGGTGGGCCAAAAAGAGAGTTTTTTAG attGTTGTTAACACAACAGTTGGCATCCCTCAGCATTTTTGAGGGAAAGCCTGGAAAGCTTTACTTCTCCCATGACATTGATTTGTTGGAAATGGGGAAGTATAAGCTGGCAGGGCAATTCATTGCTTGGAGTGTTCTTCATGGTGGCCCTGGGTTCCCTATGCTGCACCCAGGATTGTATAATCTTATGGTCGGGAAGGTCGGCAAGCCAGAGGAACAAATTGAGATATCAGATGTTACAGACATTGATGTACTGCGTCATTTAAAGACG ATTGAAGGTATATCAACTGAAAGTATGATAGACCCAGCAGTGGCAGCGGTGAGTGATTGGGCAGCCAACAGTGGATACAGTAAGATCTATTCTTTGTCTATTGATTCCAAAGAAGACACCATCAAGGCGCTGGTCAAACAGCATGTATTTTACAG ATGTAAGGCTGAAGTGGAAGAATTCCAAGAAGGGATGGACAGTGTTGGTGGGTTTTGGCAAATGATTGCTCAAGATCCCATGCCATTCAAGCCACTACTAACATCAACTGCAAAAAAGCTCACTTTTAcctctttaaaaaaattattcaaagtCAATTGGTCAGATGACATTGTAAAGGAAGACCAAGAGGGGGACACTGTGTTCTGTTGGGAGCAATTCCTTCAGAAATGCCAAG CTGGTGAGTGCAGCATGTCGGCAGAAGAAGACGATGAAAGTGTTGTTGTTGGGATGCATCATATCCTAAGATTTTGTACCGGTGCAGACTCCATACCACCTATTGggtttgaaaaacaaattgatatcaGTTTTTATACTCCGGTCGAAGGCATCAAGCCATATCCCACATCATCAACGTGTGGCTTGGAATTGCATCTACCAAGGGGTATAACAGATGCAGAAAAATTTGCCAGATTGATGACAGAAGCAATTCTATGTTCCCCTGGGTTTGGAAAGCAGTAA
- the LOC139967271 gene encoding uncharacterized protein isoform X2, translated as MTMFTYMQPRVQPKTKANRVWKKVKGTPEVSRYKEQADDKNRMEAEGATIRQEHKKVMVRHILTEIKKMCFLLQKLDYETMFIAIHTKQNLHSSGTTEGQKFLDKEGVMLMVLLKKQPVQHYVPACRSS; from the exons ATGACAATGTTCACCTATATGCAACCAAG GGTACAACCCAAAACAAAAGCCAATAGAGTATGGAAGAAAGTCAAGGGTACACCAGAAGTCAGCAGATACAAAGAGCAAGCAGATGACAAAAATAGGATGGAAGCTGAAGGTGCTACAATCAGGCAGGAGCATAAGAAGGTCATGGTCAGGCACATTTTGACTGAAATcaagaaaatg tgttttcttcttcaaaagttggACTATGAAACAATGTTCATTGCCATACATACCAAGCAAAATCTCCATAGTTCAGGAACTACTGAAGGCCAAAAGTTTTTAGATAAAGAG GGGGTAATGCTGATGGTCCTGTTAAAGAAACAACCCGTGCAACACTACGTACCAGCGTGCAGGAGCTCTTAA
- the LOC139967270 gene encoding uncharacterized protein isoform X3 — protein MAEIDQFKQYIYLGYTNRKIAEYLGCSERTVKSRRKEYNLRNKDVQSAVHDAELDEMVKAAVGKNPSYGEKMVAGLLASKNVHVQRDRIRQSIRRVDPDGVDTRKRVALHRRQYSVPGPNSLWHIDGNHKLISLLLLQLVADFSEICSEVATLGYNLFMKRCLDKGKWKFNAISNFFQLQFSVHPSMEAGHFAKQPFRPTLPFRPTSLVISPNQPSLK, from the exons ATGGCGGAAATCGACCAATTTAAGCAATATATTTACTTGGGTTACACGAACAGGAAGATTGCAGAGTACTTGGGATGCTCTGAAAGGACTGTAAAGAGTCGGAGGAAAGAATACAACCTTCGAAACAAAGATGTTCAAAGTGCAGTGCATG ATGCAGAGTTGGATGAGATGGTGAAAGCTGCTGTTGGAAAGAATCCATCCTATGGTGAGAAGATGGTTGCTGGTCTTCTAGCATCAAAGAATGTACATGTTCAACGTGATAGGATTAGACAGTCCATTCGCAGAGTTGACCCTGATG GAGTGGATACCAGAAAGAGAGTAGCGCTTCACAGAAGGCAGTACAGTGTTCCTGGCCCTAACTCACTCTGGCATATTGATGGAAATCATAAATTAATAAG CCTACTTCTACTACAATTGGTGGCTGATTTTTCTGAAATTTGCAGTGAAGTTGCCACATTGGGATACAACTTGTTCATGAAAAGATGCTTGGATAAAGGGAAGTGgaaatttaatgcaatttcCAACTTTTTTCAGTTACAGTTCTCAGTCCATCCTTCAatggaagctggtcacttcgccaaacaaccatttcgcccaactttaccatttcgcccaaccagcctggtcatttcgcccaaccagccaagcctaaagtag
- the LOC139967270 gene encoding uncharacterized protein isoform X1 encodes MAEIDQFKQYIYLGYTNRKIAEYLGCSERTVKSRRKEYNLRNKDVQSAVHDAELDEMVKAAVGKNPSYGEKMVAGLLASKNVHVQRDRIRQSIRRVDPDGVDTRKRVALHRRQYSVPGPNSLWHIDGNHKLIRWHYVIHGGIDGYSRIPVFLRCSTNNRAHTMLSAFKEGVLQYGLPWTVRSDKGGENTSVCAFMMAHPLRGPGRGHFITGRSVHNQRIERLWRDMFTGCASVYYKLFTKMEDENILDVTNEIDLAALHHVLLPIINNHLDIFQQSYLHHKLRTEHNKTPFQLWHSAIGYGFPMDFITEVINTRNSNLHFYRALHYLPV; translated from the exons ATGGCGGAAATCGACCAATTTAAGCAATATATTTACTTGGGTTACACGAACAGGAAGATTGCAGAGTACTTGGGATGCTCTGAAAGGACTGTAAAGAGTCGGAGGAAAGAATACAACCTTCGAAACAAAGATGTTCAAAGTGCAGTGCATG ATGCAGAGTTGGATGAGATGGTGAAAGCTGCTGTTGGAAAGAATCCATCCTATGGTGAGAAGATGGTTGCTGGTCTTCTAGCATCAAAGAATGTACATGTTCAACGTGATAGGATTAGACAGTCCATTCGCAGAGTTGACCCTGATG GAGTGGATACCAGAAAGAGAGTAGCGCTTCACAGAAGGCAGTACAGTGTTCCTGGCCCTAACTCACTCTGGCATATTGATGGAAATCATAAATTAATAAG atgGCATTATGTAATACATGGGGGCATTGATGGCTACAGCAGAATTCCAGTTTTCTTAAGGTGCTCCACTAACAACAGGGCGCACACAATGCTTTCTGCATTTAAGGAAGGTGTTTTGCAGTATGGGTTGCCATGGACAGTCAGATCTGACAAGGGTGGTGAGAATACCAGTGTCtgtgcattcatgatggcacaTCCTTTAAGAGGGCCAGGGCGTGGGCACTTCATTACAGGAAGGAGTGTCCACAATCAGAGAATTGAAAGACTTTGGAGAGATATGTTCACA GGATGTGCCAGTGTCTACTACAAACTGTTTACAAAGATGGAGGATGAAAACATTCTGGATGTTACAAATGAAATTGACCTTGCTGCCCTCCATCATGTGCTCTTGCCAATCATCAATAACCACCTGGATATTTTTCAACAGAGTTATCTTCATCACAAACTAAGAACAGAACATAACAAAACTCCTTTTCAGCTTTGGCATTCTGCCATAGGTTATGGTTTTCCTATGGACTTCATCACTGAGGTAATTAATACTAGAAACAGCAATTTGCATTTCTACAGAGCATTGCACTATTTGCCAGTGTAG
- the LOC139967270 gene encoding uncharacterized protein isoform X4 translates to MAEIDQFKQYIYLGYTNRKIAEYLGCSERTVKSRRKEYNLRNKDVQSAVHDAELDEMVKAAVGKNPSYGEKMVAGLLASKNVHVQRDRIRQSIRRVDPDGVDTRKRVALHRRQYSVPGPNSLWHIDGNHKLIRDVPVSTTNCLQRWRMKTFWMLQMKLTLLPSIMCSCQSSITTWIFFNRVIFITN, encoded by the exons ATGGCGGAAATCGACCAATTTAAGCAATATATTTACTTGGGTTACACGAACAGGAAGATTGCAGAGTACTTGGGATGCTCTGAAAGGACTGTAAAGAGTCGGAGGAAAGAATACAACCTTCGAAACAAAGATGTTCAAAGTGCAGTGCATG ATGCAGAGTTGGATGAGATGGTGAAAGCTGCTGTTGGAAAGAATCCATCCTATGGTGAGAAGATGGTTGCTGGTCTTCTAGCATCAAAGAATGTACATGTTCAACGTGATAGGATTAGACAGTCCATTCGCAGAGTTGACCCTGATG GAGTGGATACCAGAAAGAGAGTAGCGCTTCACAGAAGGCAGTACAGTGTTCCTGGCCCTAACTCACTCTGGCATATTGATGGAAATCATAAATTAATAAG GGATGTGCCAGTGTCTACTACAAACTGTTTACAAAGATGGAGGATGAAAACATTCTGGATGTTACAAATGAAATTGACCTTGCTGCCCTCCATCATGTGCTCTTGCCAATCATCAATAACCACCTGGATATTTTTCAACAGAGTTATCTTCATCACAAACTAA
- the LOC139967270 gene encoding uncharacterized protein isoform X2, which produces MVKAAVGKNPSYGEKMVAGLLASKNVHVQRDRIRQSIRRVDPDGVDTRKRVALHRRQYSVPGPNSLWHIDGNHKLIRWHYVIHGGIDGYSRIPVFLRCSTNNRAHTMLSAFKEGVLQYGLPWTVRSDKGGENTSVCAFMMAHPLRGPGRGHFITGRSVHNQRIERLWRDMFTGCASVYYKLFTKMEDENILDVTNEIDLAALHHVLLPIINNHLDIFQQSYLHHKLRTEHNKTPFQLWHSAIGYGFPMDFITEVINTRNSNLHFYRALHYLPV; this is translated from the exons ATGGTGAAAGCTGCTGTTGGAAAGAATCCATCCTATGGTGAGAAGATGGTTGCTGGTCTTCTAGCATCAAAGAATGTACATGTTCAACGTGATAGGATTAGACAGTCCATTCGCAGAGTTGACCCTGATG GAGTGGATACCAGAAAGAGAGTAGCGCTTCACAGAAGGCAGTACAGTGTTCCTGGCCCTAACTCACTCTGGCATATTGATGGAAATCATAAATTAATAAG atgGCATTATGTAATACATGGGGGCATTGATGGCTACAGCAGAATTCCAGTTTTCTTAAGGTGCTCCACTAACAACAGGGCGCACACAATGCTTTCTGCATTTAAGGAAGGTGTTTTGCAGTATGGGTTGCCATGGACAGTCAGATCTGACAAGGGTGGTGAGAATACCAGTGTCtgtgcattcatgatggcacaTCCTTTAAGAGGGCCAGGGCGTGGGCACTTCATTACAGGAAGGAGTGTCCACAATCAGAGAATTGAAAGACTTTGGAGAGATATGTTCACA GGATGTGCCAGTGTCTACTACAAACTGTTTACAAAGATGGAGGATGAAAACATTCTGGATGTTACAAATGAAATTGACCTTGCTGCCCTCCATCATGTGCTCTTGCCAATCATCAATAACCACCTGGATATTTTTCAACAGAGTTATCTTCATCACAAACTAAGAACAGAACATAACAAAACTCCTTTTCAGCTTTGGCATTCTGCCATAGGTTATGGTTTTCCTATGGACTTCATCACTGAGGTAATTAATACTAGAAACAGCAATTTGCATTTCTACAGAGCATTGCACTATTTGCCAGTGTAG
- the LOC139967271 gene encoding uncharacterized protein isoform X1, protein MTMFTYMQPRTRVQPKTKANRVWKKVKGTPEVSRYKEQADDKNRMEAEGATIRQEHKKVMVRHILTEIKKMCFLLQKLDYETMFIAIHTKQNLHSSGTTEGQKFLDKEGVMLMVLLKKQPVQHYVPACRSS, encoded by the exons ATGACAATGTTCACCTATATGCAACCAAG AACCAGGGTACAACCCAAAACAAAAGCCAATAGAGTATGGAAGAAAGTCAAGGGTACACCAGAAGTCAGCAGATACAAAGAGCAAGCAGATGACAAAAATAGGATGGAAGCTGAAGGTGCTACAATCAGGCAGGAGCATAAGAAGGTCATGGTCAGGCACATTTTGACTGAAATcaagaaaatg tgttttcttcttcaaaagttggACTATGAAACAATGTTCATTGCCATACATACCAAGCAAAATCTCCATAGTTCAGGAACTACTGAAGGCCAAAAGTTTTTAGATAAAGAG GGGGTAATGCTGATGGTCCTGTTAAAGAAACAACCCGTGCAACACTACGTACCAGCGTGCAGGAGCTCTTAA